DNA sequence from the bacterium genome:
TGGCGGACGCGGGGCGACCAATACGGTTCGGGTTGAAACGGTTTAGTCTGTAAAATCGCATCAACGCACGACAGCGATTTTACCGGTTTTGGAATAATCGCCAATATTCAAACGATAGATATAAATGCCGGAGGGTAAAAACTTTCCGGCATTATCTTTTATATCCCAATTTAAAAGATGATTATTAGGATCAAATTTGCCGTAGTTATGATGTACCATTCGCTTTCCTGAAATAGTATAAACCTCGAAAACAACGGATGCCGTTTTTCGAAGATCAAACTTGATATTGACCACGTCATGTAGATCCGTTCGAATCGGATTAGGATAGATTTGCAGATTAGTAGCCGTTGCATGTGAAGAAGAGCCGTCTGTTAAACCGGTACTGATCGTATAGGTCGTATTGGTCTTATTTGTAGTCGTGTTGCTGACGATAACGATCAAAGAATCGCCCGCTTTCATATGCGATACAACAAAACTGTCAACATGGCTTCGACGGGTTATAAAAGGATCGCCGGATTCCAAACGTTCAATGGTAATGATATTAAAATCGGAAGGGCTACCTGATTCGAAACGAATTTTAATATCACTGGAGTCAAAGGTTTTAAAGTTATAATACCGTGCCGCCAAACCGGGTATGCCATCGGTATAAGTTAAATTACCGATTAAAGTGTTTTTATAAAAACTTACCGCAGGAAACGAGCGACTTTCCTGAAAATATGTAATACTGTCATAACGATCTTTTGTAAAATAGTTCCAGATTGAAAATTCGGTAAATGAATTTCTAAGGTCAGTACTTGTTTCGGCTTCGAGAGCATTATTTATAGCGATCAACGCCCGTTCGTCGGGCATGCGTTCCCATATATTTCGAACTATAGAAGCGCCGCGGGTCTTTTCCATCATATGCAACCAATGTGTAACATGGTAACCAAAAAACGTCGTCTCGCTGAATAAAGACACGTGGGGGTTGCTGTAAAATCTTGGTAGATAAGCGTAATAGTCGTTGACCTCGTCATATACTACATCTTCCAGCCAAGTTGAAGTCATTTCATAAAACCAACCGTCCGTATAACCGGTATCGTATTTATAGGCCAATTGAATGGCGTGGTGAAATTCGTGCGCCGCCGTTACCCGCATGGCGTCATAACCGTGCGTTTTGAATCCACCGCCTACAAAATCATTTTCAATTTCAATGAATGATTCCCATGTATCGCTTCCGGATGGATATTGCTGCACCGGTGCCGTCTGACCGTAAGCGCTGATGTTGATAATGTATACCTCATAGTATCCGTCACGCTTCATATTGACGGGTTCACGATATCCCATGGTATCGATTTCTTTACGGTATGATTTTTCAAAAGCCTTTCCGTTTTCTTCGACCCAGTCGGGAATGGTATTGGCGTCGGCATCAATAGTTGATACTTTATCTGTGCCGACCGTATCGTAGTATATTTTAAATGTACGATTTTTTCCTGAACCGGTTACAAACGCGTGATTGTAAACAAATGCGGCAGATTTTTTCTGCACAGCAAACGATTTATTTAATTTTTGAGAAAGAGCTTGTAAAGTTTGAATTGCCGGAAAACCGCATTTGTCAGCCTCATGGATCGGTGTAGAATCCGAAGTCGTAAGCAAATCATGCAGTGTATCGTAGGCTTGTTGATCGCTGATAATGCCATCGGCGTGGTCTTTACACGTTTGCGAAAGTCGTCCTTGGGCAAAGGCATAACCGGTTGTAGTAAGGACTATAAATACAAATAGACGGTTTATCATTCGTAACGATCCCTGCTTTTTTTTCTAAAAGTTAGTGACAAAGGGACGCCTTCAAAACCAAACTCATCCCGCATTTGATTTTCGATGTACTGGCGATAGTTAGCCGGAATGAGGGTTGGTTCATTGGAGAAAATCGCGAATACAGGTGGCCGTGATTTGACTTGCGTTGCGTAGTTCAGTTTGATTTCTTTACCGCGTACGGCGGGCGGGTGATTGCGTGCAATGATGCGTTCGAGAAAGCGGTTGAGTTGCGCGGTTGCAATAGTCCGGTTACGTTCGTCATGCACTTTTTTAGCTGTTTCGAGTACTTTGGCAACGCGTTGTTTGGTGAGCGCCGACGTAAAAACATACGGAATATATTTGGTTGCGCCGAGTGCTTTGTCCAAATGCTTTTCGTAATCAAGCGCCGTTTTGTCTGTTTTTTTAACAAGATCCCATTTATTTACAACTAAAATTAATCCTTTTTTCAGTTGCCGGGCT
Encoded proteins:
- a CDS encoding T9SS type A sorting domain-containing protein; amino-acid sequence: MINRLFVFIVLTTTGYAFAQGRLSQTCKDHADGIISDQQAYDTLHDLLTTSDSTPIHEADKCGFPAIQTLQALSQKLNKSFAVQKKSAAFVYNHAFVTGSGKNRTFKIYYDTVGTDKVSTIDADANTIPDWVEENGKAFEKSYRKEIDTMGYREPVNMKRDGYYEVYIINISAYGQTAPVQQYPSGSDTWESFIEIENDFVGGGFKTHGYDAMRVTAAHEFHHAIQLAYKYDTGYTDGWFYEMTSTWLEDVVYDEVNDYYAYLPRFYSNPHVSLFSETTFFGYHVTHWLHMMEKTRGASIVRNIWERMPDERALIAINNALEAETSTDLRNSFTEFSIWNYFTKDRYDSITYFQESRSFPAVSFYKNTLIGNLTYTDGIPGLAARYYNFKTFDSSDIKIRFESGSPSDFNIITIERLESGDPFITRRSHVDSFVVSHMKAGDSLIVIVSNTTTNKTNTTYTISTGLTDGSSSHATATNLQIYPNPIRTDLHDVVNIKFDLRKTASVVFEVYTISGKRMVHHNYGKFDPNNHLLNWDIKDNAGKFLPSGIYIYRLNIGDYSKTGKIAVVR